In Fusobacterium massiliense, a single window of DNA contains:
- the recA gene encoding recombinase RecA yields the protein MAAKKEKTAETKITDKEAKKNAVEEAMGKITKEFGNGMIMKLGERTVMNVESISTGSINLDMALGIGGIPKGRIIEVYGAESSGKTTLSLHIIAECQKKGGIVAFIDAEHALDPVYARALGVDVDELLISQPDYGEQALEIADTLVRSGAIDLIVIDSVAALVPKTEIEAGMTDQQMGLQARLMSKGLRKLTGNLNKYKTTLVFINQIREKIGGMPSYGGPQTTTTGGKALKFYSSVRLEVKRIGAVKQGEEILGNETVVKVTKNKVAPPFKEAKFEILYGKGISRIGEIIDAAEANEILVKAGSWYNYNNSSLAQGKENVRKELENNPTLLAEIEEKLKEAIAKGPVEKKKGKKSKKASKDDEEQDNDIPDIGLEFDEDMMSEESEEDNN from the coding sequence ATGGCAGCAAAAAAAGAAAAAACAGCTGAAACTAAGATAACGGATAAGGAAGCAAAAAAAAATGCAGTAGAAGAAGCAATGGGAAAAATTACTAAAGAATTCGGTAATGGAATGATAATGAAATTGGGAGAAAGAACTGTAATGAATGTTGAATCTATTTCAACAGGAAGTATAAATCTTGATATGGCATTAGGAATAGGTGGAATACCTAAAGGAAGAATTATAGAAGTGTATGGAGCAGAAAGTTCAGGGAAAACTACGCTTTCATTACATATTATTGCTGAATGTCAAAAAAAAGGAGGAATAGTAGCTTTTATAGATGCTGAACATGCACTAGATCCAGTTTATGCTAGAGCTTTAGGTGTTGATGTTGATGAGTTATTGATTTCTCAACCAGATTATGGAGAACAAGCATTAGAAATAGCTGATACTTTAGTTAGATCAGGAGCAATAGATTTAATAGTTATAGACTCAGTTGCTGCATTAGTTCCAAAAACAGAAATAGAAGCTGGAATGACAGATCAACAAATGGGATTACAAGCAAGACTTATGTCAAAAGGACTTAGAAAATTAACAGGAAATCTTAATAAGTATAAGACAACTCTTGTGTTTATTAACCAAATAAGAGAAAAAATAGGAGGAATGCCAAGTTATGGAGGGCCTCAAACAACAACAACAGGGGGAAAAGCTTTAAAATTCTATTCATCAGTTAGATTAGAAGTGAAAAGAATAGGAGCTGTAAAACAAGGAGAAGAAATCTTAGGAAATGAAACTGTTGTAAAAGTAACAAAAAATAAAGTTGCACCTCCATTTAAAGAAGCAAAATTTGAGATTTTATATGGAAAAGGAATTTCAAGAATTGGAGAAATTATAGATGCAGCTGAAGCTAATGAAATCTTAGTAAAAGCTGGTTCTTGGTATAATTACAACAACTCAAGTCTGGCTCAAGGTAAAGAAAATGTTAGAAAAGAATTAGAAAATAATCCAACTTTGTTAGCTGAAATTGAAGAAAAATTAAAAGAAGCAATAGCAAAAGGACCTGTTGAAAAGAAAAAAGGTAAAAAATCTAAGAAGGCATCTAAAGATGATGAAGAACAAGATAATGATATTCCAGATATTGGTTTAGAATTTGATGAAGATATGATGAGTGAAGAAAGTGAAGAAGATAATAATTAA
- a CDS encoding lysophospholipid acyltransferase family protein: MEKQDNKKYRILGTLLYFILRIIASTLKIEVVNEGKVDMRKTYIYGFWHSKLFITPIFFKNVEKKVALSSPTKDGELISVPLEKMGYLLVRGSSDKNQISSTITLLKYLKKGYSMGTPLDGPKGPREKTKKGLLYLSQKTAIPLIPVGIAYSKKWILEKTWDKFQIPKPFSIVRVILGEPIEVKEENNLDEFTEIVENKVQELNNIANKVDKKFEQLYKRCYVD, translated from the coding sequence ATGGAAAAACAAGATAATAAAAAATATAGAATTTTAGGAACTCTACTTTATTTTATTTTAAGAATTATTGCTTCAACTTTAAAAATTGAAGTTGTAAATGAAGGTAAAGTAGATATGAGAAAAACTTATATCTATGGTTTTTGGCATAGTAAACTTTTTATAACTCCTATCTTTTTTAAAAATGTTGAAAAAAAAGTAGCCTTATCCAGTCCAACAAAAGATGGAGAGTTAATAAGTGTCCCTCTTGAAAAAATGGGTTATCTTTTAGTGAGAGGTTCATCAGATAAAAATCAAATTTCTAGTACTATAACACTTTTAAAATATTTGAAGAAGGGTTATTCTATGGGAACACCTTTAGATGGTCCAAAAGGTCCAAGAGAAAAAACAAAAAAAGGACTTTTATATCTTTCACAAAAGACAGCTATTCCTTTGATACCTGTAGGTATTGCTTATAGTAAAAAATGGATTTTAGAAAAAACTTGGGATAAATTTCAAATTCCAAAACCATTTTCTATTGTAAGAGTTATTTTAGGAGAGCCTATAGAAGTAAAAGAAGAAAATAATTTAGATGAATTTACAGAAATTGTTGAAAATAAAGTGCAAGAATTAAATAATATTGCAAACAAAGTTGATAAAAAATTTGAACAACTATACAAAAGATGCTATGTAGATTAA
- a CDS encoding glycosyltransferase family 9 protein: MRILVIRLSSIGDVILSTAVLRAFKEKYPDSIIDFLVMDKFQEAIRLSPYVDNLLVFDKKKNDGIVNLIRYSKMLSKNKYDYVFDIHSKFRSKILTFVLKKIYHIKTFSYKKRAFWKSLLVNMKFIKYEVDNTIVKNYFSAFKDFKLEYKGEKLNFSFEEELKDKFEKYVDYPVFAVGASKETKKWTVNGFGNLAKELYKKYNKKVILIGGKEDIDRCKKIEEISENSVIDLSGKLSLKETGALLSRAKFLVTNDSGPFHIARGVSCRTYVIFGPTSPKMFEFAENEILVYNRDVRCSPCSLHGDKDCPKKHFKCMEELSYKYIFDLIVEREEK, encoded by the coding sequence TTGAGAATATTGGTTATAAGATTGAGTTCAATAGGAGATGTCATACTTTCAACAGCAGTTTTAAGGGCTTTTAAAGAAAAATATCCAGATTCTATAATAGATTTTTTAGTTATGGATAAATTTCAGGAAGCCATAAGATTATCTCCTTATGTTGATAATTTATTAGTCTTTGATAAGAAAAAAAATGATGGTATAGTAAATTTAATTAGATATTCTAAAATGCTTTCTAAGAATAAATATGATTATGTTTTTGATATACATTCAAAATTTCGTTCTAAAATACTGACATTTGTATTAAAAAAAATTTATCATATAAAGACTTTCAGTTATAAGAAGAGAGCTTTTTGGAAATCGTTGTTAGTAAATATGAAATTTATAAAATATGAAGTTGATAATACAATAGTAAAAAATTATTTTTCAGCTTTTAAGGATTTTAAGCTTGAATACAAAGGAGAAAAGTTAAATTTTTCATTTGAAGAAGAATTAAAAGATAAATTTGAAAAATATGTAGATTATCCTGTATTTGCTGTTGGGGCATCTAAAGAAACAAAAAAATGGACTGTAAATGGTTTTGGAAATTTAGCAAAAGAATTATATAAAAAATATAATAAAAAAGTTATACTTATAGGTGGAAAAGAAGATATAGATAGATGTAAAAAGATAGAAGAAATAAGTGAAAATTCAGTTATAGATTTATCAGGGAAACTTTCACTAAAAGAAACAGGAGCTTTGCTTTCAAGAGCAAAATTTTTAGTGACAAATGATTCAGGACCTTTTCATATTGCAAGAGGAGTTTCGTGTAGAACTTATGTTATTTTTGGACCTACAAGTCCTAAAATGTTTGAGTTTGCAGAGAATGAAATACTTGTGTATAATAGAGATGTAAGATGTTCTCCGTGCAGTTTACATGGAGATAAAGATTGTCCTAAAAAACATTTTAAGTGTATGGAAGAATTGAGTTATAAATATATTTTTGATTTAATAGTAGAAAGGGAGGAGAAGTAA
- a CDS encoding lipopolysaccharide core heptose(II) kinase RfaY, with the protein MINVTENIKKFLEEPTRDKKILKVLKNDHRSYVYMFELDNKKYVYKEPKEKNNRKWQKFLNFFRGSESKREFFQMKKINMLGLKTATPIYFEKEFLIYEFIEGHKPDLDEVNNVVEELKKIHSLGYLHGDSHLDNFLISDKSEKIVYIIDSKFQKNKYGKFGEIFELMYLEDSLGFKIELDRNSFYYKMALAFRNYLTFFSKIKNIIRRR; encoded by the coding sequence ATGATTAATGTAACAGAAAATATAAAAAAATTTTTAGAAGAACCAACTAGAGACAAAAAAATACTAAAAGTTTTAAAAAATGACCACAGAAGTTATGTATATATGTTTGAACTAGATAATAAAAAATATGTATATAAAGAACCTAAAGAAAAAAACAATAGAAAATGGCAAAAATTTTTAAACTTTTTTAGAGGTAGTGAAAGTAAAAGAGAATTTTTTCAAATGAAAAAAATAAATATGTTAGGATTGAAAACAGCTACTCCAATTTACTTTGAAAAAGAATTTTTAATTTATGAGTTTATTGAGGGACATAAACCGGACTTAGATGAAGTTAATAATGTAGTTGAAGAATTGAAAAAAATACATTCTTTAGGATACTTACATGGGGATTCTCATTTAGATAATTTTTTAATATCTGATAAAAGTGAGAAGATAGTATATATAATAGATTCTAAATTTCAAAAAAATAAATATGGTAAGTTTGGAGAGATATTTGAATTAATGTATCTTGAAGATAGTTTAGGTTTTAAAATAGAGCTTGATAGAAATTCTTTTTATTATAAAATGGCTTTAGCATTTAGAAATTATTTGACATTTTTTTCAAAAATTAAAAATATAATTAGGAGAAGATAA
- a CDS encoding glycosyltransferase family 9 protein, whose translation MNILIVHTAFIGDIVLATALVSKLKNKYPDSNIYFLTTPLGKEVLKNNPKIKDIIVYDKNKKDKGIKAFFRMIKDIRALKIDVCITPHRYLRSSLLTFFSGAKIRIGYDIANLSFIYNKKIKYDKTKHEVEKLLSFIDDKCSTENERYELELYPVEENKIKIDSFLKDYRDKELIVIAPGSKWHTKKWPAEYFKKLIKNLSLRDEILLVITGGNEEKEIELELPKNTLDLRGEINLLDLAELCKRAKIVVSNDSAPIHIASAFRETRVLGIFGPTVREFGFFPWSINSEVLEVNGLYCRPCAIHGGKKCPEEHFRCMKEILPEFVEEKILKYLENIRSKVGD comes from the coding sequence ATGAATATATTAATAGTTCATACTGCTTTTATTGGAGATATTGTTTTAGCAACGGCTTTGGTATCGAAATTAAAAAATAAATATCCTGATTCAAATATATATTTCTTAACGACACCTTTAGGAAAAGAAGTATTAAAAAATAATCCTAAGATAAAAGATATTATAGTTTATGATAAAAATAAAAAAGACAAAGGAATTAAAGCTTTTTTTAGAATGATAAAAGATATAAGAGCTTTAAAAATAGATGTATGCATAACTCCACACAGATATTTAAGAAGTAGTTTATTAACATTTTTTAGTGGAGCAAAAATAAGAATAGGTTATGATATTGCTAATTTATCATTTATATATAATAAGAAAATTAAATATGATAAAACCAAACATGAAGTAGAAAAATTATTATCTTTTATTGATGATAAATGTTCTACTGAAAATGAAAGATATGAATTAGAGCTTTATCCAGTTGAAGAGAATAAAATAAAAATAGATAGTTTTTTAAAAGATTATAGGGATAAAGAACTAATTGTTATAGCTCCAGGTAGCAAATGGCATACTAAAAAATGGCCAGCTGAATATTTTAAAAAATTAATAAAAAATCTTTCTTTAAGAGATGAGATTTTATTAGTTATAACAGGTGGAAACGAAGAAAAAGAGATAGAATTAGAGCTACCCAAAAATACTTTAGATTTAAGAGGAGAGATAAATTTATTGGATTTGGCTGAGTTGTGTAAAAGAGCAAAAATAGTTGTTTCAAATGATTCGGCTCCAATACATATAGCTTCAGCTTTTAGGGAGACTAGAGTTTTGGGGATATTTGGACCAACAGTAAGAGAATTTGGATTTTTTCCTTGGTCGATTAATAGTGAGGTCTTAGAAGTAAATGGATTGTATTGTCGCCCTTGTGCAATTCATGGGGGTAAAAAATGCCCTGAAGAACATTTTAGATGTATGAAAGAAATTTTACCAGAATTTGTGGAAGAAAAAATTTTAAAATATTTAGAAAATATTAGAAGTAAAGTTGGAGATTAA
- a CDS encoding YbaB/EbfC family nucleoid-associated protein — MVRKLKSSKPAGNQADIVKQAQVMQQQMLQIQEELKTKEVESSVGGGAVSVKANGQKEIIEIKLSDEVIKDAANDKQMLEDLILTAIKDAMAKAEELAESEMSKVTGGINIPGLF; from the coding sequence ATGGTTAGAAAACTAAAAAGTTCAAAACCAGCTGGAAATCAAGCTGATATCGTAAAACAAGCACAAGTTATGCAACAACAAATGTTACAAATTCAAGAAGAATTAAAAACTAAAGAAGTTGAATCATCTGTTGGTGGGGGAGCAGTTTCTGTTAAAGCTAATGGACAAAAAGAAATTATTGAAATTAAATTGTCAGATGAAGTAATAAAAGATGCTGCTAACGATAAACAAATGTTAGAAGATTTAATTCTTACAGCTATAAAAGATGCTATGGCTAAAGCTGAAGAACTTGCTGAAAGTGAAATGTCTAAAGTAACAGGTGGAATTAATATTCCAGGATTATTCTAA
- the metG gene encoding methionine--tRNA ligase, which produces MLFNKKKEKKRKMKKNFFVSTPIYYVNGDPHVGSAYTTIAADVINRYWKSMGQDTHFMTGLDEHGQKVEQAAEKNGYTPQQWTDKMTPNFKNMWSALDIKYDDFIRTTEDRHKKAVKRILDIVHEKGDIYKGEYEGKYCISCETFFPENQLNGSNKCPDCGKELTILKEESYFFKMSKYADELLKHIDENPDFILPHSRRNEVISFIKQGLQDLSISRNTFKWGIPIDFAPGHITYVWFDALTNYLTSAGFENDEEKFNKFWNKSRVVHLIGKDIIRFHAIIWPCMLLSAGIKLPDSIVAHGWWTSEGEKMSKSKGNVVDPYNEIKKYGVDAFRYYLLREASFGTDGDYSTRGVVGRLNSDLANDLGNLLNRTLGMYKKYFSGVVVSSQEEQFIDNEIKTMFTSTIEDVKNYMYYFEFSKALETIWKFVSRLNKYIDENEPWALAKDEAKKGRLAAVMNILCEGLYKIAFMIAPFMPESSQKIINQLGFENDVTKLQYEEIKEWNIFKEGHKLGEASPIFPRIEIEKEEEKETKKELKIENPIDIKDFNKVEIKVVEILDVDKVEGADKLLKFKVFDGEFERQIISGIAKYYPEYKKLIGEKVMAVANLKFTKLKGELSQGMLLTTEDKNGISLVKIDKSVESGAIIK; this is translated from the coding sequence ATATTATTTAATAAAAAAAAGGAGAAGAAGAGGAAAATGAAAAAAAACTTTTTTGTTAGTACACCGATTTATTATGTGAACGGAGATCCACATGTTGGTAGTGCATATACAACAATAGCAGCTGATGTAATTAATAGATATTGGAAATCTATGGGACAAGATACTCATTTTATGACTGGACTTGATGAACACGGTCAAAAAGTTGAACAAGCAGCGGAAAAAAATGGTTACACACCTCAACAATGGACAGATAAAATGACACCTAATTTTAAAAATATGTGGTCAGCTTTAGATATTAAATATGATGATTTTATAAGAACAACTGAAGATAGACATAAAAAAGCTGTAAAAAGAATATTAGATATAGTTCATGAAAAAGGTGATATTTATAAAGGAGAATATGAAGGGAAATATTGTATTTCTTGTGAAACATTTTTCCCAGAAAATCAATTAAATGGTAGTAATAAATGCCCAGATTGTGGAAAAGAACTTACAATTTTAAAAGAAGAATCATATTTCTTTAAAATGTCGAAATATGCAGATGAATTACTTAAACATATAGATGAAAACCCAGATTTTATTTTACCTCATTCTCGTAGAAATGAAGTAATTTCTTTTATAAAACAAGGTCTTCAGGATTTATCTATATCAAGAAATACTTTTAAATGGGGAATACCAATAGATTTTGCACCGGGTCATATAACTTATGTATGGTTTGATGCTTTAACTAACTATTTAACATCTGCCGGATTTGAAAATGATGAAGAAAAATTTAATAAATTTTGGAATAAATCAAGAGTTGTTCATTTAATAGGAAAAGATATAATTAGATTCCATGCTATAATTTGGCCTTGTATGTTATTGTCTGCTGGAATAAAATTACCAGATAGCATAGTGGCTCATGGTTGGTGGACATCAGAAGGAGAAAAGATGTCTAAATCTAAAGGAAATGTAGTTGACCCTTACAATGAAATTAAAAAATATGGAGTTGATGCATTTAGATATTATCTATTGAGAGAGGCTAGTTTTGGAACAGATGGAGATTATTCAACAAGAGGAGTTGTTGGAAGATTAAACTCAGATTTAGCAAATGACTTAGGTAATCTTTTAAACAGAACTTTAGGAATGTATAAAAAATATTTTTCTGGAGTTGTTGTTTCATCTCAAGAAGAACAATTTATTGATAATGAAATTAAAACTATGTTTACATCTACAATAGAAGATGTTAAGAATTATATGTATTATTTTGAGTTTTCTAAAGCATTGGAAACTATTTGGAAATTTGTTTCAAGACTTAATAAATATATAGATGAAAATGAACCTTGGGCTTTGGCTAAAGATGAAGCTAAAAAAGGAAGATTGGCAGCAGTAATGAATATTTTATGTGAAGGACTATATAAAATTGCATTTATGATAGCACCATTTATGCCGGAATCTTCTCAAAAAATAATTAATCAATTAGGTTTTGAAAACGATGTTACAAAACTTCAATATGAAGAAATAAAAGAGTGGAATATATTTAAAGAAGGTCATAAATTAGGAGAAGCTAGTCCTATATTCCCAAGAATTGAAATAGAAAAAGAAGAAGAAAAAGAAACTAAGAAAGAATTAAAAATAGAAAATCCTATTGACATAAAAGATTTTAATAAGGTAGAAATAAAAGTTGTTGAAATTTTAGATGTTGATAAAGTTGAAGGAGCAGATAAACTTCTAAAATTTAAAGTTTTTGATGGAGAATTTGAAAGACAAATAATATCAGGAATAGCTAAATATTATCCGGAATATAAGAAATTAATTGGAGAAAAAGTTATGGCTGTAGCTAATTTAAAATTTACTAAGTTGAAAGGTGAACTATCACAAGGTATGTTACTAACAACTGAAGATAAAAATGGAATTTCTTTAGTTAAAATAGATAAAAGTGTTGAGTCTGGAGCTATTATAAAATAA
- the tsaD gene encoding tRNA (adenosine(37)-N6)-threonylcarbamoyltransferase complex transferase subunit TsaD, which translates to MIILGIESSCDETSIAVVKDGKEILSNNISSQIEIHKEYGGVVPEIASRQHIKNIATVLEESLEQAGITLDDVDYIAVTYAPGLIGALLVGISFAKGLSYAKNIPIIPVHHIKGHMYANFLEHDVELPCISLVVSGGHTNIIYIDKEHNFINIGETLDDAVGESCDKVARVLGLGYPGGPVIDKMYYQGDRNFLKITKPKVSKYDFSFSGIKTAIINFDNNMKMKNQEYKKEDLAASFLGTVVDILCEKTVGAAVEKNVKTIMIAGGVAANSLLRSQLTKMAEEKGIKVIYPSMKLCTDNAAMIAQAGYYKLMNAKNKEEVFADLDLNGVASLMVSDETI; encoded by the coding sequence ATGATAATATTAGGTATAGAGAGTTCTTGTGATGAAACTTCTATAGCTGTTGTAAAAGATGGAAAAGAAATTTTATCTAATAATATCTCGTCTCAAATAGAGATACATAAAGAATATGGAGGAGTTGTTCCTGAAATAGCTTCAAGACAACATATTAAAAATATAGCAACTGTTCTTGAAGAAAGCTTAGAACAAGCAGGAATAACTTTAGATGATGTTGATTATATAGCAGTGACATATGCACCTGGTCTTATAGGAGCATTATTAGTGGGAATTTCTTTTGCAAAAGGATTATCTTATGCTAAGAATATTCCAATAATACCTGTACATCATATAAAAGGACATATGTATGCAAACTTTTTAGAGCATGATGTTGAATTACCTTGTATTTCTCTAGTTGTTTCTGGAGGGCATACAAATATAATTTATATTGATAAGGAACATAATTTTATTAATATTGGAGAAACACTAGATGATGCAGTGGGAGAAAGTTGTGATAAAGTTGCAAGAGTTCTAGGTTTAGGTTATCCAGGAGGTCCTGTGATAGATAAGATGTATTATCAAGGGGATAGAAATTTTTTAAAGATAACTAAACCAAAAGTTTCAAAATATGATTTCAGTTTTTCTGGAATAAAAACAGCTATTATAAATTTTGATAATAATATGAAAATGAAAAATCAAGAGTATAAAAAAGAAGATTTAGCAGCTTCATTTTTAGGAACAGTTGTAGATATATTATGTGAAAAAACAGTTGGTGCAGCAGTAGAAAAAAATGTAAAAACGATTATGATAGCTGGAGGAGTTGCAGCTAATTCCCTTTTAAGAAGTCAATTAACAAAAATGGCAGAAGAAAAAGGGATAAAAGTTATATATCCAAGTATGAAATTATGTACAGATAATGCTGCTATGATAGCTCAAGCAGGTTATTATAAATTAATGAATGCAAAAAATAAAGAAGAAGTTTTTGCTGATTTAGACTTAAATGGTGTTGCAAGTTTAATGGTTAGTGATGAAACAATATAA
- the sppA gene encoding signal peptide peptidase SppA: MLVLQYLKRALLFVVKEIISFFIKFFLFLLIFIIFIGAIFSKYNQKPTIDIKDKSYVVLDLATKFNEKQINSNPFEENSLNFYSLLKAVENISYDDKIDGLILKLDGDTLSYAQSEELAQEISRLKANDKKVVAYFENVNRKNYYLASYATEIYMPSANSTNVNIYPYFTEDFYWKRLTDKLGVKFNVIHVGNYKSYMENLNNENMSKEAREDKTRIFEENYNNFLDIVSINRKIDRDNLNKIIQSGDLVAASSVDLLENKMIDKYFYWSDFENLIGKDKMVSIQEYADNSLIEDNMDSSENIIYVIPLEGEIVDSQTEILSNNSEINVNETIDKLEKASNNKKIKGVVLRINSPGGSALTSDIIAKKVKELSEKKPVYVSMSGVAASGGYYISANANAIFVDRNTITGSIGVVSIMPDFSKLIKENGVNIESVSQGEYSDLYSANTFNEKKYNKIYNSNLKVYQDFLNVVSKGRKIDLGKLKTLAEGRVWTGEEAIKNGLADGIAGLNETIFTLADDNGWDNYAVVISKDNFNINNIYKKYSKYLKIDKKELIKEILFDNYLYNKPVTYLPYDLLD; this comes from the coding sequence ATGTTAGTATTACAGTATTTAAAAAGAGCTTTATTATTTGTAGTGAAAGAAATCATTTCTTTTTTCATAAAGTTTTTTTTGTTTTTATTAATTTTTATTATTTTTATAGGTGCAATTTTTTCTAAATATAATCAAAAACCAACGATTGATATAAAAGATAAAAGCTATGTTGTATTAGATTTAGCAACTAAGTTTAATGAGAAACAAATAAACTCTAATCCATTTGAGGAAAATAGTTTAAACTTTTACTCACTACTAAAAGCAGTAGAAAATATTTCTTATGATGATAAAATAGATGGGCTTATATTAAAACTTGATGGAGATACTTTAAGCTATGCTCAGAGTGAAGAGTTAGCTCAAGAAATATCAAGATTAAAAGCTAATGATAAAAAAGTTGTGGCATATTTTGAAAATGTGAATAGAAAAAATTATTATCTAGCTTCATATGCAACTGAGATATACATGCCTAGTGCAAATTCAACAAATGTAAATATTTATCCCTATTTTACAGAGGATTTTTATTGGAAAAGATTAACTGATAAGTTAGGAGTAAAATTTAATGTAATCCATGTTGGAAACTATAAAAGTTATATGGAAAATTTAAATAATGAAAATATGTCTAAGGAAGCAAGAGAAGATAAAACTAGAATTTTTGAAGAAAATTACAATAATTTTTTAGATATTGTTTCTATTAACAGAAAAATAGACAGAGATAATTTGAATAAAATTATACAAAGTGGAGATTTAGTAGCAGCTTCATCGGTAGATTTATTAGAAAATAAAATGATAGACAAATATTTTTATTGGTCTGACTTTGAAAATTTAATAGGAAAAGACAAGATGGTATCTATTCAAGAATATGCTGATAACTCATTAATAGAAGACAATATGGATAGCTCAGAAAATATAATATATGTTATTCCTTTAGAGGGAGAGATTGTCGATAGTCAAACTGAAATTTTATCTAATAATTCTGAAATAAATGTCAATGAAACTATAGATAAATTAGAAAAAGCAAGTAATAATAAAAAGATTAAGGGAGTTGTTTTAAGAATTAACTCTCCTGGAGGTTCAGCTCTTACATCTGATATAATTGCTAAGAAAGTTAAAGAGCTATCAGAGAAAAAGCCGGTTTATGTATCTATGTCAGGGGTTGCTGCATCAGGAGGATATTATATATCAGCAAATGCTAATGCTATTTTTGTTGATAGAAATACTATAACAGGCTCAATAGGAGTTGTAAGTATTATGCCAGATTTTTCAAAATTAATAAAAGAAAATGGAGTAAATATTGAAAGCGTTTCTCAAGGAGAATATTCTGATTTATATTCAGCTAATACTTTTAATGAAAAAAAATATAATAAAATATATAATTCAAATTTAAAAGTATACCAAGATTTTTTAAATGTTGTATCTAAGGGAAGAAAAATTGATTTAGGAAAATTAAAAACTTTAGCTGAAGGAAGAGTTTGGACAGGGGAAGAAGCTATTAAAAATGGTTTAGCAGATGGAATAGCAGGTTTGAACGAGACTATTTTTACTTTGGCTGATGATAATGGTTGGGATAATTATGCAGTTGTGATAAGTAAGGATAATTTTAATATTAATAATATATATAAAAAATATTCTAAATATTTAAAAATTGATAAAAAAGAATTGATAAAAGAGATTTTATTTGATAATTATTTGTATAATAAACCTGTAACATATTTACCTTATGATTTATTAGATTAA
- a CDS encoding regulatory protein RecX has product MKKIIIKGNKLFLEDGTLIYLTQEMISRFDLKDKKIIEDNLLEEILYFRIKLSAYNLLIKREYFTKELRDKLIEKIGFPNIVDNVIDELSKKGYLDDYEKAKSYAEQHPNYGAKKLSYIFYQMGIDRDIISEILEDEKDEEIERIKALWLKLGEREERKKIESLLRKGFLYKDIKEAISLLEEEEE; this is encoded by the coding sequence GTGAAGAAGATAATAATTAAAGGAAATAAGCTTTTCTTAGAAGATGGCACTTTAATTTATTTGACTCAAGAAATGATAAGTAGATTTGATTTAAAAGATAAAAAAATAATTGAAGATAACTTACTTGAGGAAATTCTATATTTTAGAATTAAATTATCAGCATATAATTTACTTATAAAAAGAGAATATTTTACAAAAGAATTAAGAGATAAGTTAATAGAGAAAATAGGTTTTCCTAACATAGTTGATAATGTCATTGATGAATTATCTAAAAAAGGTTATCTTGATGATTATGAAAAAGCTAAATCATATGCTGAACAACATCCTAATTATGGTGCGAAAAAATTATCATATATTTTTTATCAAATGGGAATAGATAGAGATATTATTTCTGAAATTTTGGAAGATGAAAAAGATGAGGAAATAGAAAGAATAAAAGCACTATGGCTTAAATTAGGAGAAAGAGAAGAAAGAAAAAAAATAGAAAGTCTTTTAAGGAAAGGGTTCTTATACAAAGATATTAAGGAAGCAATATCTTTATTAGAAGAGGAGGAAGAATGA